A genomic window from Polaribacter gangjinensis includes:
- a CDS encoding DinB family protein encodes MDKLAIADLIEEKYQELFDWLNQQPAENWEVGPEGKWTTSQHILHLVNSLQLLNNVLSYPRFFLKYKFGLSNRPSRDYDAVVKRYQEKLEEHKDKTIAFNENLKSPLLKDRIRLLNRLQIQHKKLQYKTRKISDVNLDTLVIPHPLMGKMTVRELIMWSAYHTEHHTTILKKLYSAS; translated from the coding sequence ATGGACAAATTAGCCATTGCCGATTTAATTGAAGAAAAATACCAAGAATTGTTTGATTGGCTCAATCAACAACCAGCTGAAAATTGGGAAGTTGGTCCTGAAGGAAAATGGACAACAAGTCAACACATTTTGCATCTGGTAAATAGTTTACAGTTGTTAAATAACGTGCTAAGTTATCCTCGATTTTTTCTAAAATATAAATTCGGATTGAGTAATAGACCCTCAAGAGATTACGACGCTGTTGTTAAAAGATATCAAGAAAAGTTGGAAGAGCACAAAGACAAAACCATAGCTTTTAATGAAAATTTAAAAAGTCCTTTGCTAAAAGACCGAATTCGATTGTTGAATAGGTTGCAAATACAACATAAAAAATTGCAATACAAAACCCGAAAAATTAGTGATGTAAATCTGGATACTTTAGTAATTCCTCATCCTTTAATGGGAAAAATGACTGTTAGAGAATTGATTATGTGGTCTGCATATCACACAGAACATCACACCACAATTCTTAAAAAATTATATTCAGCATCCTAA
- the msrB gene encoding peptide-methionine (R)-S-oxide reductase MsrB: MKKIIGFLFIAMLISCTSNAQTDSNKKKKYKVTKTVDEWKKELSPMAFYVLREAGTERAFSSPLNNNKEKGIYVCAGCKTPLYESKYKYDSGSGWPSFDRGIKENIELDVDYKIGYERTELKCKTCGGHLGHSFDDGPQKTTGKRHCINGVALEFIPEK, from the coding sequence ATGAAAAAAATAATTGGATTTCTTTTTATAGCAATGTTGATAAGTTGCACAAGCAATGCACAAACTGATTCAAATAAAAAGAAGAAATACAAAGTAACAAAAACAGTTGATGAATGGAAAAAAGAGTTGTCACCAATGGCATTTTATGTGTTGCGTGAAGCTGGTACAGAAAGAGCTTTTTCAAGTCCGCTAAACAATAATAAAGAAAAAGGTATTTATGTTTGTGCGGGTTGTAAAACTCCTTTGTATGAATCAAAATACAAGTATGATTCAGGTTCAGGCTGGCCTTCATTTGACAGAGGAATCAAAGAAAATATTGAGTTGGATGTAGATTACAAAATTGGTTACGAAAGAACTGAACTTAAATGTAAAACTTGCGGAGGACATTTAGGACATTCTTTTGATGATGGACCGCAAAAAACCACTGGTAAACGCCATTGTATCAATGGTGTTGCTTTGGAATTTATTCCTGAGAAATAA
- a CDS encoding M48 family metallopeptidase: protein MKKIIVLAIVGLLLTDCSTVPITGRKRVNFVSDAQVLPMSFAQYKGFLEQNKLSSNKEMTKQVKDVGARVSAAVDRFMRANGMITEADSYKWEFNLVEDKTVNAWCMPGGKVVFYTGIMPICANEDGVAAVMGHEVAHAFAKHGQERMSSAQIQQLGGAAVAIGTSSKDPKTAQIWNLAYGVGSQVGLLAFSRTHENEADKLGLVFMIMAGYDGKEAAEVWVRMSKLSGGKQGPEFLSTHPSSESRIETLRNYLPEATKLAEKFNAQTTNLKK from the coding sequence ATGAAAAAAATAATTGTTTTAGCTATTGTAGGTTTATTATTAACGGATTGTAGTACAGTGCCTATTACTGGTAGAAAGAGAGTTAATTTTGTGAGTGATGCACAAGTGCTTCCTATGAGTTTTGCACAATACAAGGGCTTTTTAGAGCAAAATAAACTTTCATCAAATAAAGAAATGACAAAGCAAGTAAAAGATGTTGGTGCTAGAGTTTCAGCAGCTGTTGATAGATTTATGAGAGCTAACGGAATGATTACTGAAGCTGATTCTTACAAATGGGAGTTTAATTTGGTTGAAGATAAAACCGTAAATGCATGGTGTATGCCAGGTGGAAAAGTGGTTTTTTACACTGGAATCATGCCGATTTGTGCTAATGAGGATGGAGTTGCAGCTGTTATGGGGCATGAAGTAGCGCACGCATTTGCAAAACATGGTCAAGAGCGAATGTCTTCTGCTCAAATTCAACAGTTAGGTGGAGCTGCAGTAGCTATTGGTACTTCTAGTAAAGATCCAAAAACAGCCCAAATTTGGAATCTAGCTTATGGTGTTGGTTCTCAGGTTGGTTTGTTGGCTTTTAGCAGGACTCATGAAAATGAAGCAGATAAATTGGGATTGGTTTTTATGATTATGGCAGGTTATGATGGTAAAGAGGCTGCTGAGGTTTGGGTAAGAATGAGTAAATTATCTGGAGGAAAACAAGGGCCTGAATTTTTAAGTACACACCCATCAAGTGAAAGTAGAATTGAAACATTACGAAATTATTTGCCAGAAGCAACTAAATTGGCTGAAAAATTCAATGCACAAACAACGAACTTAAAAAAATAA
- a CDS encoding MFS transporter, with amino-acid sequence MLQKGDKKLINSWAFYDWANSVYSLVIATAVFPLYYSAVTKDQVVNFLWMEWEHPDTLYSYALSFSFLVVAFISPILSGIADYTGSKKKFMRFFCTLGSLSVMSLYFFDSIETVWIGIVFTILASIGFWASLVFYNAYLPEIAHPDQQDRASAKGFIFGYIGSVILLIINLLLIQMPDLFGITASQASKISFVMVGLWWLGFAQITFRKLPNNVHNRKPEKDYIWKGFRELKIVAKQVVENPTLKRFLISFFLLSVGVQTIILLATIFGSSELGLAAIDLIITVLLIQIVAIFGAFLFSRISEMKGNIMALKITIFIWMIVCFCAFLLHKELPNVAIYFYALGGILGLVLGAIQSLARSTYSKLLPETQDHATYFSFYDVTEKIAIVLGTLVYGFLYAMTDSMQWSVLSLALFFLAAFVVLSTMKKTKYVQ; translated from the coding sequence ATGTTACAAAAAGGAGATAAAAAATTAATCAATAGTTGGGCATTTTACGATTGGGCAAATTCAGTATATTCATTGGTAATTGCAACTGCTGTTTTTCCATTATATTATAGTGCAGTTACCAAAGATCAAGTTGTAAATTTTCTTTGGATGGAATGGGAACATCCTGATACTCTGTATAGTTATGCCTTGTCATTTTCATTTTTAGTAGTAGCTTTTATCTCTCCAATTTTATCAGGAATTGCTGATTACACAGGAAGTAAAAAGAAATTTATGCGCTTTTTTTGTACACTTGGAAGTTTGTCAGTAATGAGTTTATATTTTTTTGATAGTATTGAAACTGTTTGGATTGGAATTGTTTTTACCATTTTAGCCAGCATTGGTTTTTGGGCGAGTTTGGTTTTTTACAATGCTTATTTACCTGAAATTGCACATCCAGATCAACAAGATAGAGCTAGTGCAAAAGGTTTTATTTTTGGATATATTGGCTCAGTTATTTTGTTGATAATCAATTTATTATTAATTCAAATGCCTGATTTATTCGGAATTACAGCAAGCCAAGCTTCTAAAATTTCATTTGTAATGGTAGGTTTGTGGTGGTTGGGTTTTGCACAAATCACATTCCGTAAATTGCCTAATAATGTTCATAATAGAAAACCTGAAAAAGATTATATCTGGAAAGGTTTTAGAGAATTGAAAATTGTAGCAAAACAAGTAGTTGAAAATCCGACATTAAAACGCTTTTTAATTTCCTTTTTTTTATTGAGTGTAGGCGTTCAAACGATCATTTTATTGGCTACCATTTTTGGTTCATCAGAATTAGGTTTGGCTGCTATTGATTTGATTATTACAGTTTTATTAATCCAGATTGTAGCTATTTTTGGCGCATTTTTATTCTCTAGAATTTCAGAAATGAAAGGAAATATAATGGCTTTAAAAATCACTATTTTTATTTGGATGATTGTTTGTTTTTGCGCTTTTTTATTACACAAAGAACTCCCAAATGTTGCCATTTATTTTTATGCTTTGGGTGGAATTCTGGGGTTGGTTTTAGGAGCAATTCAATCTCTTGCAAGATCTACATATTCTAAATTACTACCAGAAACGCAAGACCATGCAACTTACTTCAGCTTTTACGATGTTACTGAAAAAATTGCCATCGTTTTAGGAACCTTAGTCTATGGATTTTTATATGCCATGACTGATTCTATGCAATGGAGTGTATTGAGTTTGGCACTATTTTTCTTAGCGGCTTTTGTTGTTTTAAGCACTATGAAAAAGACGAAATATGTTCAATAA
- a CDS encoding TerC family protein has product MEIFLHSETWIAILTLTFLEVVLGIDNIIFISISANKLPKEQVRKATLLGLALAMVMRILLLFSISYLIALKDPFISFDVDWFRSGITGQSVILFLGGLFLLYKSTREIRHKVEHTEEEAILKTPKVISFSSVIVQIILIDLVFSFDSILTAVGMTNGINGALTIMVIAVIISILIMMIFAQPINNFVHKNPTIQMLALAFLILIGFMLIAEAAHLSHTEIFNQSVGVIPKGYLYFAIAFSLGVEMLNLRVRKK; this is encoded by the coding sequence ATGGAAATATTTTTGCATTCAGAAACTTGGATTGCAATCCTAACCTTAACATTTTTAGAAGTTGTTTTAGGAATTGATAACATCATTTTTATTTCAATTTCCGCTAACAAATTGCCCAAAGAACAAGTTAGAAAAGCAACTCTTTTAGGATTGGCTTTGGCAATGGTAATGCGAATTTTATTGCTATTTAGTATCTCTTATTTGATTGCGTTGAAAGATCCATTTATAAGTTTTGATGTTGATTGGTTTCGATCAGGAATTACAGGTCAAAGTGTCATTTTATTTCTAGGAGGATTATTTTTACTGTACAAAAGTACTCGTGAAATTCGTCATAAAGTAGAACACACTGAAGAGGAAGCTATTTTAAAAACTCCAAAAGTAATTTCGTTTTCAAGTGTAATTGTTCAAATTATTTTGATTGATTTGGTTTTTTCTTTTGACAGTATTTTAACTGCTGTTGGCATGACCAATGGCATTAATGGAGCATTAACTATCATGGTTATTGCTGTGATTATTTCCATTTTAATTATGATGATTTTTGCACAACCCATCAATAATTTTGTACACAAAAACCCAACCATACAAATGTTAGCATTGGCATTTTTAATTTTAATTGGATTTATGCTGATTGCTGAAGCTGCACATTTATCACATACTGAAATTTTTAATCAATCAGTTGGAGTGATTCCAAAAGGCTATTTGTATTTTGCTATTGCGTTTTCACTGGGAGTTGAAATGCTGAATTTGAGAGTTCGAAAGAAATAA
- the purB gene encoding adenylosuccinate lyase, whose protein sequence is MNLTPLNAISPIDGRYRSKIDNLANYFSEEALIKYRVRVEIEYFIALCELPLPQLADFNKLKFSDLRSIYQNFTSEDAQKIKDIEKITNHDVKAVEYFIKEKMDVLGLQNHKEFIHFGLTSQDINNTAIPLSIKEFLETVFVPHFDELLAKLKELVIEWKDVSMLARTHGQPASPTRLGKEIDVFVVRLEAQIAVLKNIPNAAKFGGATGNFNAHKVAYPNFDWKNFGSQFVENQLGLHHSFPTTQIEHYDHLASLFDALKRINTIIIDLNRDFWTYVSMDYFKQKIKVGEIGSSAMPHKVNPIDFENSEGNLGIANAIFEHLSAKLPISRLQRDLTDSTVLRNVGVPFGHTIIGFTSTLKGLNKLLLNKQKFEDDLENNWAVVAEAIQTILRREGYPNPYEALKGLTRTNEKINQKSIADFIDTLDVSEEIKKELKVITPANYTGI, encoded by the coding sequence ATGAACTTGACACCACTAAATGCAATTTCGCCAATTGATGGACGTTATCGCAGTAAAATTGACAATTTAGCGAACTATTTTTCAGAAGAAGCTTTGATAAAATATCGTGTTCGTGTAGAAATCGAATATTTTATCGCACTTTGCGAACTGCCTTTGCCTCAATTAGCTGATTTTAACAAATTAAAATTTTCTGATTTAAGAAGTATTTATCAAAATTTCACTTCAGAAGATGCTCAAAAAATAAAAGACATTGAAAAAATAACCAATCATGATGTAAAAGCGGTTGAATATTTTATCAAAGAAAAAATGGATGTTTTAGGATTGCAAAATCACAAAGAATTCATTCATTTTGGATTGACCTCACAAGACATCAACAATACTGCAATTCCGCTTTCTATAAAAGAATTTTTGGAAACAGTTTTTGTGCCTCATTTTGATGAACTTTTAGCAAAACTAAAAGAGCTCGTAATTGAATGGAAAGATGTTTCTATGTTGGCAAGAACTCATGGTCAGCCTGCATCTCCAACAAGATTAGGTAAAGAAATTGATGTTTTTGTAGTTCGTTTAGAAGCACAAATCGCCGTTTTAAAAAATATCCCAAATGCAGCCAAATTTGGTGGCGCAACAGGAAATTTCAATGCGCATAAAGTTGCGTATCCAAATTTTGATTGGAAAAATTTTGGAAGTCAATTTGTTGAAAATCAATTAGGTTTGCACCATTCTTTTCCAACAACACAAATTGAACATTATGATCATTTGGCGTCATTATTTGATGCTTTGAAAAGAATCAATACCATCATTATTGATTTGAATAGAGATTTTTGGACTTATGTTTCTATGGATTATTTCAAGCAAAAAATCAAAGTTGGTGAGATTGGAAGTTCTGCAATGCCACATAAAGTAAATCCGATTGATTTTGAAAATTCGGAAGGAAATTTAGGAATTGCCAATGCCATTTTTGAGCATTTATCAGCAAAATTACCTATTTCGCGTTTGCAAAGAGATTTGACAGATAGTACTGTTTTACGCAATGTTGGTGTGCCTTTTGGACATACAATCATTGGCTTTACCTCAACTTTGAAAGGTTTGAACAAATTATTATTGAACAAACAAAAATTTGAAGATGATTTAGAAAATAATTGGGCTGTAGTTGCAGAAGCAATTCAAACGATTTTAAGACGTGAAGGATATCCAAATCCGTATGAAGCGTTGAAAGGTTTGACGCGAACCAATGAAAAAATCAATCAAAAATCAATTGCGGATTTTATTGATACTTTGGATGTCTCTGAAGAAATTAAAAAAGAGTTAAAAGTAATTACACCTGCAAATTATACTGGAATATAG
- a CDS encoding toxin-antitoxin system YwqK family antitoxin encodes MISLEKIFTSILFLSCFLFATSNFAQKINQFDANKQRTGVWKKYYDNQNIRYEGQFKNGKEIGVFKFYDESNPLQPSMIKRFSETTDSVAVEFYLTNGKLQSKGFFIDKNRVGKWQYFFQDGKIMSEEWYHQGKLEGKLMNYYPNGKPTEITHYKNGLKQGISQKFSSDGILIEEVTYENNVLNGPAKFFELNGNLREKGIYKEGKKFGKWEFYIDGEITDEKEIEKQNRYTKKQKD; translated from the coding sequence ATGATTTCTCTAGAAAAAATTTTTACTTCGATACTTTTTTTGAGTTGTTTTTTATTTGCGACTTCAAATTTTGCTCAAAAAATAAATCAATTTGATGCTAATAAACAACGAACTGGAGTTTGGAAAAAATACTATGACAATCAAAATATTCGATACGAGGGACAATTTAAAAATGGCAAGGAAATAGGCGTTTTTAAGTTTTATGACGAATCAAATCCGCTGCAACCATCAATGATCAAAAGATTTTCTGAAACAACTGATTCTGTTGCAGTTGAGTTTTATTTGACAAATGGAAAATTACAATCCAAAGGATTTTTTATCGATAAAAATAGGGTTGGAAAGTGGCAATATTTTTTTCAAGACGGCAAAATAATGTCCGAAGAATGGTATCATCAAGGAAAATTAGAAGGTAAATTGATGAATTATTATCCAAATGGAAAACCAACCGAAATTACACATTATAAAAATGGTTTAAAACAGGGAATTTCTCAAAAATTTTCGAGCGATGGAATTTTGATCGAAGAAGTTACCTATGAAAATAATGTACTGAATGGTCCTGCAAAATTCTTTGAATTGAATGGAAATTTACGTGAAAAAGGCATATATAAAGAGGGAAAGAAATTCGGGAAATGGGAATTTTATATTGATGGAGAAATCACTGACGAAAAAGAAATTGAAAAACAAAATCGCTACACAAAAAAACAGAAAGACTAA
- the mnmA gene encoding tRNA 2-thiouridine(34) synthase MnmA, translating to MKRVVVGLSGGVDSSVTAYLLKEQGYEVIGLFMKNWHDDSVTISNECPWLEDSNDAMIVAQKLEIPFQVVDLSEQYKERIVDYMFDEYEKGRTPNPDVLCNREIKFDVFMKIALQLGADFVATGHYCRKSEENINGKTIYKLLAGKDGNKDQSYFLCQLSQAQLAKSLFPIGELLKPEVREIAKKANLITAEKKDSQGLCFIGKVRLPEFLQQKLQPKIGEIVQIPADFHEYLRQIPTFETKEAELAYFSQKFRYKKQDGKVVGKHQGAHYFTKGQRKGLAVGGTKEPLFVIETDVNENIIYTGEGKNHPGLYRNVLFVANDEIHWIREDLKLEIGKSLVVEARIRYRQKLEKATLYQVENGMYVEFENPQSAIQEGQFVAWYQNEELLGSGVIS from the coding sequence ATGAAACGAGTAGTTGTCGGACTTTCTGGTGGTGTAGATTCGAGCGTTACAGCCTATTTATTAAAAGAGCAAGGTTATGAGGTTATTGGCCTTTTTATGAAAAATTGGCACGATGATTCTGTTACAATTTCCAACGAATGTCCATGGTTAGAAGACAGTAATGATGCTATGATTGTTGCGCAAAAATTAGAAATTCCATTTCAAGTGGTTGATTTGAGTGAGCAATACAAAGAACGCATTGTGGATTATATGTTTGATGAATATGAAAAAGGACGAACTCCAAATCCAGATGTGCTTTGCAATCGTGAAATAAAGTTTGATGTTTTCATGAAAATTGCTCTTCAATTAGGGGCAGATTTTGTAGCTACAGGTCATTATTGTAGAAAATCCGAAGAAAATATTAATGGAAAAACCATTTACAAATTGTTGGCAGGGAAAGATGGAAATAAAGATCAATCCTATTTTTTATGTCAATTATCTCAAGCTCAATTGGCAAAATCATTGTTTCCAATTGGTGAGCTATTAAAACCCGAAGTGAGAGAAATCGCTAAAAAAGCTAATTTAATTACAGCTGAAAAAAAAGATTCTCAGGGTTTATGTTTTATCGGAAAAGTACGTTTGCCAGAGTTTTTACAACAAAAATTGCAGCCAAAAATTGGAGAAATTGTTCAAATTCCTGCTGATTTTCATGAATATTTAAGACAAATTCCAACTTTTGAAACCAAAGAAGCTGAACTAGCATACTTTTCTCAGAAATTTAGGTATAAAAAACAAGATGGAAAAGTTGTTGGCAAACATCAAGGGGCACATTATTTTACCAAAGGTCAAAGAAAAGGATTGGCTGTTGGTGGCACAAAAGAACCATTGTTTGTCATAGAAACTGATGTAAATGAGAATATTATTTATACTGGTGAAGGTAAAAATCATCCGGGATTGTATAGAAATGTGTTGTTTGTTGCCAATGACGAGATTCACTGGATTCGTGAAGATTTAAAACTGGAAATCGGAAAAAGTTTAGTTGTAGAAGCTCGCATTCGCTATCGTCAAAAGTTAGAAAAAGCAACTTTATATCAAGTTGAAAATGGGATGTATGTAGAATTTGAAAATCCGCAGTCAGCCATTCAAGAAGGACAGTTTGTAGCTTGGTATCAAAATGAGGAATTGTTGGGTTCTGGAGTAATTTCCTAA
- a CDS encoding S8 family serine peptidase: MKKVLFLYFLISSFFLFSQQEDAWLYLNDKPNSAIFLANPLQMLSQRSLDRRTMQQIKLDETDVPIDENYYNQLKNIGAITILGKSKWLNAIHVQGTENDIKNLSSIFTFINRIEFANKNLNGNKRSSKKITAKHHQKFQNSFTDFVYGSAENQIKMLKGDYLHQQNLTGEGQIIAVLDAGFPNVNTLPAFKRVRDNNQILGGYNFADRNSNFYSRDSHGTNVLSTIAGFIQNEFVGSAPDAKFYLFITEIAETETVLEETLWVEAAEKADSLGVNVINTSLGYSTFDNPSHNYSYADMDGKTTFISRGAEIADSKGILVVNSAGNEGDNSWNYIVAPADATSVISVGAVNYQGTIASFSSFGPSSDGRVKPEILAQGVNAAVINHSNGTIISANGTSFSSPIMAGLIACLNQNSFFLLKSSSPKKSKSAQNLNYYLKKSIYESADRFSNPTAQHGFGIPNFQVALNNYTASLEDSILTNIKISPNPVKNSFNIQFLENSSSTYSLEIYNVLGKKVFEKQVISSENIEITTFKKGIYFLKIFSDLGSRTIKILKE, encoded by the coding sequence ATGAAAAAAGTATTATTTCTTTATTTTTTAATATCGTCATTTTTTTTGTTTTCTCAACAAGAAGATGCTTGGTTATATTTGAATGATAAGCCAAATTCGGCTATTTTTTTAGCAAACCCTTTGCAGATGCTTTCTCAACGTTCTCTTGATAGAAGAACTATGCAACAAATTAAGTTAGATGAAACAGATGTACCTATTGATGAAAATTATTACAATCAATTAAAAAATATTGGAGCTATTACCATTTTAGGAAAATCAAAATGGTTAAATGCCATTCATGTTCAAGGAACTGAAAATGATATAAAAAACCTTTCATCAATCTTTACTTTTATCAATCGAATAGAATTTGCCAACAAAAATTTAAATGGTAACAAGCGTTCATCAAAAAAAATAACAGCAAAACATCATCAAAAATTTCAAAATTCTTTCACTGATTTTGTGTACGGAAGTGCAGAAAATCAAATAAAAATGTTGAAAGGCGACTATTTACATCAACAAAACTTAACAGGCGAAGGTCAAATTATTGCTGTTTTAGATGCAGGTTTTCCTAATGTTAATACATTACCTGCTTTTAAACGAGTTAGAGACAATAATCAAATTTTAGGAGGCTATAATTTTGCTGATAGAAATTCTAATTTTTATTCAAGAGATAGTCATGGTACTAATGTTTTATCAACCATTGCAGGATTTATTCAAAATGAATTTGTTGGCTCAGCTCCTGATGCAAAATTTTATTTATTCATCACAGAAATTGCAGAAACAGAAACTGTTTTAGAAGAAACACTTTGGGTTGAAGCCGCTGAAAAAGCAGATAGTTTGGGAGTGAATGTTATAAATACTTCTTTAGGCTACAGTACTTTTGATAATCCTTCGCACAATTATTCGTATGCAGATATGGACGGAAAAACTACTTTTATTTCTAGAGGAGCAGAAATTGCAGACAGCAAAGGTATTTTGGTTGTAAACTCTGCAGGAAATGAAGGAGATAATTCTTGGAACTATATTGTTGCACCTGCAGATGCAACGTCTGTTATTAGTGTTGGAGCAGTGAATTATCAAGGGACAATAGCTTCTTTTAGTTCTTTTGGGCCAAGTTCAGACGGAAGAGTTAAACCAGAAATTTTAGCTCAAGGAGTAAATGCTGCAGTCATTAACCATTCAAATGGGACAATAATATCGGCAAATGGAACGTCTTTTTCATCGCCAATTATGGCAGGTTTAATAGCTTGTTTAAATCAGAATAGTTTTTTCTTATTAAAATCATCATCTCCTAAAAAAAGTAAATCTGCTCAAAATCTGAATTATTATTTAAAGAAATCTATATACGAATCAGCAGACAGGTTTTCAAATCCTACAGCACAGCATGGGTTTGGAATTCCTAATTTTCAAGTTGCTTTGAATAATTATACAGCTTCTTTGGAAGATAGTATATTAACAAATATAAAAATCAGCCCAAATCCAGTTAAAAATTCATTTAATATTCAATTTTTAGAGAATTCATCTTCAACTTATTCATTGGAAATTTATAATGTTTTAGGAAAAAAAGTGTTCGAGAAACAAGTAATAAGCTCTGAAAACATTGAAATTACAACTTTTAAAAAAGGAATTTATTTTTTGAAGATTTTTAGTGATTTAGGTTCAAGAACAATTAAGATTTTGAAAGAATAA
- a CDS encoding NAD(P)H-dependent flavin oxidoreductase encodes MINKITKLFNIQYPIIQGGMVWVSGWKLASAVSNAGGLGLIGAGSMYPEVLREHIQKCKKATNKPFGVNVPMLYPEIEKIMDIIVDENVKIVFTSAGNPKTWTSFLKEKGITVVHVVSSVKFALKAQEAGVDAVVCEGFEAGGHNGREESTTFTLIPMVKQAVSIPVIAAGGIATGRGMLAAIVLGADGVQIGSRFAATIESSAHQNFKQTILDVKDGDTHVTLKELAPVRLVKNKFYQEVQELYKQNPTIEQLKDLLGRARAKKGIFEGDLENGELEIGQIAGLINNIKPTKVVLEEIITEFNEVKALISKL; translated from the coding sequence ATGATTAACAAAATAACAAAACTCTTCAACATACAATATCCTATAATTCAAGGTGGAATGGTTTGGGTTTCTGGGTGGAAATTAGCTTCAGCAGTTTCAAATGCTGGTGGTTTGGGTTTGATTGGTGCAGGATCCATGTATCCGGAAGTGCTGAGAGAGCACATTCAAAAATGTAAAAAAGCTACCAATAAACCTTTTGGGGTAAACGTGCCAATGTTGTATCCAGAAATTGAAAAAATTATGGATATTATTGTGGATGAAAATGTAAAAATTGTATTTACTTCTGCTGGAAATCCAAAAACATGGACCTCCTTTTTGAAAGAAAAAGGAATTACTGTTGTACATGTAGTGAGTTCTGTAAAATTTGCATTGAAAGCTCAAGAAGCTGGAGTTGATGCCGTTGTTTGTGAAGGATTTGAAGCTGGAGGGCATAATGGTCGTGAAGAATCTACCACTTTTACATTGATTCCAATGGTTAAACAAGCAGTTTCAATTCCTGTAATTGCAGCTGGAGGAATTGCAACTGGAAGAGGTATGTTGGCTGCCATAGTTTTAGGGGCTGATGGTGTACAAATTGGAAGTAGATTTGCAGCAACTATTGAATCTTCTGCACATCAAAATTTTAAACAAACCATACTTGATGTAAAAGATGGTGATACTCATGTAACTTTAAAAGAGTTAGCTCCTGTGCGTTTGGTAAAAAATAAATTTTATCAAGAAGTACAAGAACTATATAAGCAAAATCCTACCATAGAACAATTGAAAGATTTATTAGGAAGAGCTCGTGCAAAAAAAGGAATTTTTGAAGGTGATTTAGAAAATGGAGAACTAGAAATAGGGCAAATCGCAGGTTTAATCAATAATATAAAACCAACAAAAGTTGTTTTAGAGGAAATTATTACTGAATTTAATGAAGTTAAAGCACTCATTAGTAAGCTTTAA
- a CDS encoding cold-shock protein, producing the protein MNKGTVKFFNDSKGFGFITEEGTNKEHFVHVSGLVDEIRENDEVEFDLQDGRKGLNAVNVRVL; encoded by the coding sequence ATGAATAAAGGTACCGTAAAATTTTTCAATGATTCAAAAGGATTTGGATTTATCACTGAAGAAGGAACAAACAAAGAACATTTTGTACATGTGTCAGGATTAGTTGACGAAATTCGTGAAAACGATGAAGTTGAGTTCGACTTACAAGATGGAAGAAAAGGATTAAACGCAGTAAACGTAAGAGTATTATAA
- a CDS encoding YwbE family protein: MIDGRKRANIKKGMFVEIVLKEHQIYGEITQGVVSKILTKSVNHPHGIKVQLETGLIGRVKNVIE, from the coding sequence ATGATTGATGGTAGAAAACGAGCAAATATCAAAAAAGGAATGTTTGTAGAAATTGTTTTAAAAGAGCATCAAATTTATGGAGAAATCACACAAGGTGTTGTCTCAAAAATTTTAACAAAATCTGTCAACCATCCACATGGAATTAAGGTTCAATTAGAAACAGGGTTGATTGGAAGGGTAAAAAATGTAATTGAATAA